The Corynebacterium confusum genome has a window encoding:
- a CDS encoding DUF3159 domain-containing protein: MGGVTGLVAATLPVVVLIPVNSMWGLVPALLAAIGVAVAVALWRVARKESLQPAISGLLGVAICAGIAYATGDAKGYFLYGIWASLVLCIAAVVSILVRWPAVGVIWKGINGEDMAWRQIPTARRAYALATAGWAVVFLARFVVQNGIYNAGETTALGITRILMGWPLTGLVTLLTIFLVRRANRVIEVEETQPPREKNGQRD; the protein is encoded by the coding sequence ATGGGCGGAGTGACCGGGCTGGTGGCGGCGACGCTGCCGGTGGTCGTGCTCATCCCCGTCAACAGCATGTGGGGTCTGGTTCCCGCACTGCTGGCCGCCATCGGCGTGGCCGTGGCGGTCGCCCTCTGGCGCGTGGCGCGCAAGGAGTCGCTCCAGCCGGCCATTTCCGGCCTGCTGGGAGTGGCGATTTGCGCGGGCATCGCCTACGCCACCGGCGATGCGAAGGGCTACTTCCTGTACGGGATCTGGGCCTCGCTGGTGCTGTGCATCGCCGCGGTCGTGTCCATCCTGGTGCGCTGGCCGGCGGTGGGCGTTATCTGGAAGGGCATCAACGGCGAGGACATGGCCTGGCGCCAGATCCCTACCGCGCGGCGCGCCTACGCGCTTGCCACGGCCGGCTGGGCCGTGGTCTTCCTGGCCCGCTTCGTGGTCCAAAACGGCATCTACAACGCCGGCGAGACCACCGCGCTGGGAATTACCCGCATCCTCATGGGGTGGCCGCTGACCGGCCTGGTCACCCTCCTGACCATCTTCTTGGTGCGCCGGGCCAATCGGGTCATT